In Peromyscus eremicus chromosome 2, PerEre_H2_v1, whole genome shotgun sequence, a single genomic region encodes these proteins:
- the Tmem35b gene encoding transmembrane protein 35B — protein sequence MALVLGALRLLLGVFFALTGAAKLLQVSAPVSQQMTALFEQFAEVFPLKLVGYQPDPRNYQTAVGWLEVLAGLLLVVGPPSLQVISNQFLILLMMGAIFNLVVLKESLRTCIPAVVCLGLLLLLDTCQFLARTKRVVRRRRSKKIPGAAWKSGN from the exons ATGGCGCTCGTGCTCGGCGCCCTGCGTCTCCTGCTCGGCGTCTTCTTCGCGCTCACCGGGGCTGCTAAGCTCTTGCAGGTCTCGGCCCCCGTGTCACAACAGATG ACAGCCTTGTTCGAGCAGTTTGCTGAGGTGTTTCCATTGAAGTTGGTCGGCTACCAGCCAGATCCTAGAAACTACCAAACAGCTGTGGGCTGGCTGGAAGTGCTGGCTGGGTTGCTGCTGGTCGTGGGTCCACCTTCGCTCCAAGTGATCAGTAACCAGTTCTTGATCCTGCTCATGATGG GGGCCATCTTCAATTTGGTGGTTCTGAAAGAGTCGCTGAGGACCTGCATCCCAGCTGTTGTCTGTttggggctgctgctgctgctggataCCTGCCAGTTCTTAGCTCGAACTAAGAGGGTGGTCAGACGCCGCCGTAGCAAGAAGATTCCTGGTGCAGCCTGGAAGTCTGGGAACTGA